In the genome of Scylla paramamosain isolate STU-SP2022 chromosome 10, ASM3559412v1, whole genome shotgun sequence, the window ctccatacatggacggataaggcccttgtacagagttagcagctgggtgggggtgagaaaaactggcagagacgtctcagaacgcctaacttcatagaagctgttttagctagagatgagatgtgaagtttccagttcagattacaagtaaaggacagatcgaggatgtttagtgtagaagagggagacagttgagtgtcattgaagaagaggggatagttgtctcgaaggttgtgtcgagttgatagatggaggaattgagtttttgaggcattgaacaataccaagtttgctctgccccaatcagaaattttagaaagatcaaaagtcaagcgttctgtggcttggacgtctatggaaagacgtggaaaaatacagggtggtatcatcagcgtaggagtggataggacaagaagtttggtttagaagatcattaatgaataataagaagagagtgggtgacaggacagaaccctgaggaacaccactgttaatagatttaggagaagaacaatgaccgtctaccacagtagcaatagaacggtcagaaaggaaacttgagatgaagttacagagagaaggatagaagccgttggagggtagtttggaaatcaaagctttgtgccagactctatcaaaagtttttgatatgtccaaggcaacagcaaaagtttcaccaaaatctctaaaagaggatgaccaagactcagtaaggaaagccagaagatcaccagtagagcggccttgacggaacccatactggcgatcagatagaaggttgtgaagtgatagatgtttaacaatcttcttgttgaggatagattcaaaaactttagataggcaggaaattaaagcaataggacggtagtttgagggattagaacggtcaccctttttaggaacaggctgaatgtaggcaaacttccagcaagaaggaaaggtagatgttgacagacagagctgaaagagtttgactaggcaaggtgcaagcacggaggcacagtttcggagaacaataggagggaccccatcaggtccataagccttccaagggtttaggccagcaagggcatggaaaacatcattgcgaaaaattttaataggtagcatgaagtagtcagagggtagaggagagggaggaacaagcccagaatcattcaaggtagagtttttagcaaaggtctgagcgaagagttcatctttagaaatagatgtgatagtagtggtgccatctggttgaaataaaggagggaaagaagaagaagcaaagttattggagatatttttggctagatgccagaagtcacgaggagagttagatcttgaaagattttgacactttctgttaatgaaggagttttggctagttggagaacagacttggcatggttccaggcagaaatataaagtgcatgagattctggtgatggaaggcttaagtaccttttgtgggccacctctctatcatgtgtagcacgagaacaagctgtgttaaaccaaggtttagaaggtttaggacgagaaaaagaatgaggaatgtacgcctccatggcagacactatcacctttgttatgcgctcagcacacaaagatgggtttCTGACACGAAAgctgtagtcattccaaggaaaatcagcaaaatacctcctcaggtccccccaactagcagatgcaaaacgccagaggcaccttcgcttagggggatcctgaggagagattggagcgataggacaagatacagagatgagattgtgattggaggagcccaacggagaagaaagggtgacagcataagcaggattagatgtcagggaaaggtcaagaatgttgggcttatctccaCGCGCTCAGCATGGGTCAGGAATACGGTCATAGGAATAGGAtgggtcaggaatatgagtagggtgttgcaccaattgctctaggtcgtggaggatagcacagttgaaggctagttcaccaggatggtcagtgaacggagaggaaagccaaagctggtggtgaacattgaagtctccaagaatggagatctctgaaaaagggaagagagtcagaatgtgctccactttggaagttaagtaatcaaagaatttcttatagtcagaggagttaggtgagaggtatacagcacagctaaatttagtttgagagtgactctgtagtcgtagccagatggtggaaaactcggaagattcaagagcgagggcacgagagcaggttaagtcattgcacacattgcagtgtgtgtgtgtgtgtgtgtgtgtgtgtgtgtgtgtgtgtgtgtgtgtgtgaagactaCAGAGAACATAAGTTTATCCATCTTTTTTTGAGTCCTATGGCATGTACCCTGTCTTGCTGTCACCCTGGCCAGGATGCcacctcaccctccccctcttGCACCCTTATGCAAGTCAGCTCTTGGGCACCTATATGAATATGTTAGAAGCAGGATTTAGTTACACGTATCTCATGGCGGCTCCCTCGTTCATAAGTAATGCCTTACCTTGGGTGTGATTTCTCATTTCGTGTGCCACACAACCCTATACCCTAATTGAGAAGTGTAGAAGACAACCCCAAATTAGAAACGGAGTTGCATGAGGGATGTAACCTAACGTACGTCCGATCGAGTCGGGAAAACTTGTCTCCTATGATAAGAACCACCTTGAGCTGCAACTTGTCTCATGCATCAGCCTTCACTGCCTGCATTTCCAGACTTTACTTGAAGATTATCTTCTTGCTTTGCTAATCGAAAGAAACATAgataagataatgataaaagactGTAATCACTCTGCCACATTCACTGACACGAAACATGAATCATTAGAAATTTGAATGAACTTGAGGAAAATAATAGTTGATGTCGGTTTCAAAAGGTAGCATGttataggatttttttctttccctgtggTGGTTTCTTAAACTGATACAGGAAGGAAGTATTTATGAATATTAAGTtttcgctttttatttatttctgaacAGTTTACAGAAAGTGGTTGAGAGAACCTGTTCTTCAcctttttatttgtatgttccGGAACAGAGTTATTTCTAAATACAAACTTGTGATTGTATCAACATTTAGTGTTGTACTTGAAGTCAAGTGTATCACAGTACATCTTATAGTTAAAGAAGGTTAAAATAGCCACTGAAAGATTAATTGGCCTAACTTAGGAGAGAATAAGTTGCAAATCTGGGTTGGTGTGGGCGAGGCTGTGGAATCCTGGAGTCTTCTCAGCGTCTGTCAGGCTTTCCTTTGAGAAAAGattcaggaaaggaaagaaaggaaaaaaaaagtcttcacATAAATCGTGACAGCGGTAAACATTGTATCAGATGGATAACAGTGCAGATGTAATTAGAATCTAATGcattataaaagaaggaagttaAGAATTTGAATGTAGTGAATGATAGAGTGAGCAGATTGCAAGCCAGTATATTAAGCATTTCTATTTTTGAATGATGAATGTTTATTGACTAATTTCCTCTACTGTCTAGCGCAGGGCTACTTAGGAAGGTTAGTCAGGCACCAAAAGCTTGCACCCTTTAGACGTATAGACTTATTTACACCCTTTGGCGCTCACTTTTATTCGTGGACGCTTATTACCTACATTTTTGAAGGAAACAAGTAATAAAGGTCCAAAAAGACTCCAAGCTCCAAGTTATAGCATTGAAACAAAAGTGTGAGAGTCAGACTGGCAAACACCAACAAGTCTTGtggaaaagggaatgaaaataagaaaaaaatctgttGCAATATTCTGGGCTAAAAAAGTTGCGATCACTTGTGTGTTGTGGAACTTGTGTTGTTGCCTTGACCCTGACACCCCCAGTCCAGCCCACACCCGAAAAAGGAACACCACCAAGAAATAAGAACACCACACACATTTTTACATCATGATTGTCACGCAATTCAAATTCCACAATGAATTCAAGAAACTAAGTAAGTTTAATTTCTATGAATATCAATGGATCTATATATGACCTGATGAAACCCTACATATTGTACACAGTAAAGAAATGTAAGAACaaggaaatgtaaagaaaggcACCAGTCTTAACctacacgacacacacacacacacacactacgtgaCAGGCTCATCAGTAGAAATAGTCACATCCATGATCCTGTTTCTATACACAGAAGTAGAAATTCCATTCCTCCAAGCGCTTCTAAAAGAATTCCCAATACCTTTCAAAATAATGAACTGATTTATGAAGTATTTCACCATCAGTATATTTATCCTGTTTCCATACCCAGAAGTAGAAATTCCCACCCTTTACAAGCACTTTTTAGGAGGACTAACGTAATCCTTGAGACACTCGAGTGCTTTTAACCCCAGTTATGAAATATTTCACGACTATTAGCTGCAGTACACAAAACATGATCATTGTCTCACTGATGATCAATCATGTCATTGTAACCCAGtgctcaaaagaaaaaaaagaaaaaaaaaaagacacgcacacacccacacgcactcACATCTCTATGCTACATGAACTGAGACAGTTCTAAAGCCTCAGATTTCTCCTATAGGTTGTCTTGAGAAAAGGGGAGTGAGTGACCACCGCGATGGCCAGGCACAAGAAGATCACAAGGCCATGGCACGAGGTGGGTGTTGTGGGCCATGGGCAGGTCATGTCAGgtacaggtaagagagagagagagagagagagagagagagagagagagagagagagagagagagagagagagagagagagagagagagagagagagagagagagagagagagagagagagagagagagagagagagaatatatgtatatatatatatacacacacacactgtgattATAGTACGTCTATAGTACGTGTGTCACGGTGAGAAGATGACAGAGCGTCCAGTCTTATTTGATTTTCGTATTGTTTAGCTTGATGGGGACTCCAGGAGGGTTGAGATTCATGTTCTCTATGCCGAAAGAGGAAATGATCACATTCAGCACCGAGATGATGAAGACGAAGACAACGATGACATTGTTGAGTATGTTGGCAGCACTTTGCTGATCTGGGTCATTAATATTCATCATCCCGTTTATCATGAAGAGAACGCCCACGGCCACCTAAAATAAGAGTGCCAATGTTACTCTACACATCAAGCTATCTTACGTTGCTACCACTATAAGTAGGTAATGATCAGCAGTCTTTCCACACATGGCTAATAATGTGCTGCTATCTACAGTATCACACTGAGCTTCAAGTACATGAACCCATTGGTGCCCTATTCCTGGGCTGATAATGCCATGACATATGAGAATCTTGCGGTAACTCCAAAGGATTCCTTTGCTAGACAACCACCAGACGCCATCACGCTTCTAGTTGACTTTCAGATGGAGTTATTCTGTCACTCCTCAATCTTTTGAATCTAGTGTGCACAACCCACATTGAACAGGCTCCTGGTGATGGGTCTGGCGGTCATTTTAGAATAAAATTTAATGTTTACATATCATCTGTATTACTGTGCATTGTTGTTCATAATGGAACATGTGCAGAGCCACATCTAACAAACTCTCAATACTTTAGAGGATTGCAAAGTCACACTGAGTCCTTACTTTACGGGATGAGGGTGGTGGAATTTTTTCTCACTACCATGCCATTGTCGAAGCCCAACTTAATGGCATCAATGGCCATTACGAGCATGCTGAGCGTCAAGATCACATGATTGATCATCTCGGTTGATTTATGGTGTTCCTTTTTTGTTATATTAAGTACCGTCAGGGGTCCCATCAGGATGGCAGCCAGCCCCTACGACAGACAAGAGTGTCAGTAGGACGCGGCGGCCATCTGATCGCGGCCGCAAGCCCCTGCAGCGGCAGGCGTGCGGGGGCTGGCGGGGCGCTGTCACCGCCTTATTATGCTACAGACcagtgttctgaaacgcttggCTCTCTTACCACGAATATTTTTCAAGGCCATACGAATGATCAACCAAGTTCTCAATGGTGTCTGTCTTGTTTGTAATGGAGAgattttgttaatctgttagtaaaacacctttaaaaaccagcGTCACTTCAATcagagcctcttgaaagtaaTCGAGGAGCGggaagaagtgtttcagaatacggtccttaTAGAATACACTGCGTCACGGTGTATGTTGTCCTGCCTTGCTGAGTTCTGaggttttgtttacatatatTAACACTGCAGACcagtgatgcacacacacacacacacacacacacacacacacacacacacacacatacatatattaaGTAGTTTAAAAATTGAAATACACAAATATGTCTGTAATAAGCCTCAGCCTGATTGTTCAGTGCATGATAGACCCTTGTTATAACATTTCATACTTAATTATTttaaaagaatgtttttttttttttacttaaacttaGGTCAATTTGTAAGTAAGAGTGAACATGGAACAGAACAGATTTGAAGTGGCTTGAGTTTCCTTGTGAGAATAATTCATAACATTATCTTAAGGGAATGTTCTTTAATTAAATTTCAGGGGGATTTTGAATAAGGTACTAAGATAAAAATAGAGCAGGGACGAAGTAGCCTGAATTTCCTTGTGATAACACTTCACATAATCTTAAGTGAATGTCCCTTACTAAAGCTTAAGGGCAATTTTAAGTAAAGGTGAACAAGGAACAGAACTGAAGTGGGTTGGGTTTCTTCATCACAGCGCGTCACACAATCACGGAGGGAATGATCTGGGAAGTGTTCGGAAAGACTCCAAAGCCGTTGATGATCACGTTGAGGGAGGCGATGACGAAGACAGAGACCAGGTTGATGTGGCTGAGCACGTTGGCGGAGGTGTGGTAGTCCTTCAGATGCAGGCGACAATCCCGCaggaaagacagggagagggagagtattcCGACGAGCAGCTGTTTGGTGAGCATAGGCGGTCTCTGAGgtatccttttttctctctctctctctctctctctctctctctctctctctctctctctctctctctctctctctctcgtaggcaTAAATATCGATTTTATTGTTCCCTCATCTCTATCTCCATCATTTATCATGCGTTACCATCCatcttttccccctctcacaGCACATGTCAttttgtccacacacacacacacacacacacacacacacacacacacacacacacacacacacacacacacacacacacacacacgtattacaGGGCCatggaaaacagagagaaaaaaatagagaaaagaaaaaataagtgacATTAATAACACTACCACTACGAAACATGTATTATTAACAGCAACAATGATACTGAGCCCTCACCTGCAGCACgagggaggtggtgatgagGCCCAGCATGATGTGGTAGAACTCATGTGCCTCGCCGACAGATAGCACGTACTTGAGCTGAGAGGCGTTGGCGGTGAGCAGGGCCACGTCCAGCATGCCCTGCGCCACCGTCTTCTTGGTCGCATACTGGTTGGGGTCCAGACCCTTGCCCACCTACGGGATAAGAGGGGTAGTGAGCGATTGTGGCACTTAAAGACTGATAGCGGCGTATGATTTTGTTATTGCGCAGAAAGTTATTGAATTTGG includes:
- the LOC135104368 gene encoding ninjurin-2-like isoform X3, encoding MPDRLFTPTYTVEGVEYNAKNGVSLNSRMEPPSVTTVGVGKGLDPNQYATKKTVAQGMLDVALLTANASQLKYVLSVGEAHEFYHIMLGLITTSLVLQGLAAILMGPLTVLNITKKEHHKSTEMINHVILTLSMLVMAIDAIKLGFDNGMVVRKNSTTLIP
- the LOC135104368 gene encoding ninjurin-1-like isoform X2 — protein: MPDRLFTPTYTVEGVEYNAKNGVSLNSRMEPPSVTTVGVGKGLDPNQYATKKTVAQGMLDVALLTANASQLKYVLSVGEAHEFYHIMLGLITTSLVLQLLVGILSLSLSFLRDCRLHLKDYHTSANVLSHINLVSVFVIASLNVIINGFGVFPNTSQIIPSVIV
- the LOC135104368 gene encoding ninjurin-1-like isoform X1, with the protein product MPDRLFTPTYTVEGVEYNAKNGVSLNSRMEPPSVTTVGVGKGLDPNQYATKKTVAQGMLDVALLTANASQLKYVLSVGEAHEFYHIMLGLITTSLVLQVAVGVLFMINGMMNINDPDQQSAANILNNVIVVFVFIISVLNVIISSFGIENMNLNPPGVPIKLNNTKIK